In a single window of the Zea mays cultivar B73 chromosome 5, Zm-B73-REFERENCE-NAM-5.0, whole genome shotgun sequence genome:
- the LOC100273367 gene encoding putative RING zinc finger domain superfamily protein: MSMRASLLQIDRVRLLQLWPAPAVTMPMRPRPRYAYARRPDGNYSFTIQRTALPCPGVELRFNTVIDCTWGKDPMPPITIDFHKNLPRLIEPPMPALSAVPAQMTRRFTCSSGDFVVYRQLQRVGAMVTAAGLPVECVPSVEEFIRLSALCAINLFCKTVAITVEAGADEDEDEELPPGAVAGECAICYKEYLVDGPTSVKLACSHTFHRRCLDRWTAVKSMCPYCRAPVPMEQDCWYEDDCDDSESDYDDVASEEDDDSESDYDDVASEEDDDSESDYDDVASEEGDGSSPAPDGSGQEVTASQPSSTRAQHQC; encoded by the coding sequence ATGTCCATGCGTGCTTCGTTGTTGCAAATCGATCGGGTGCGCCTACTACAGCTCTGGCCCGCCCCAGCCGTAACCATGCCCATGCGTCCTCGTCCTCGCTACGCCTACGCCCGCAGGCCGGACGGGAACTACTCCTTCACCATCCAGCGCACCGCGCTGCCGTGCCCCGGCGTGGAGCTCCGCTTCAACACCGTCATCGACTGCACCTGGGGCAAGGACCCCATGCCACCGATCACCATCGACTTCCACAAGAACCTGCCGCGGCTGATCGAACCCCCGATGCCGGCATTATCAGCCGTTCCCGCCCAGATGACCCGCCGATTCACGTGCTCCAGCGGCGACTTCGTCGTCTACAGGCAGCTCCAGCGGGTGGGGGCGATGGTCACGGCCGCGGGGCTGCCCGTGGAGTGCGTGCCCAGCGTGGAGGAGTTCATCCGCCTCTCGGCCTTGTGCGCCATCAACTTGTTCTGCAAGACAGTGGCGATCACCGTGGAGGCCGGCGCGGACGAGGACGAGGATGAGGAGCTGCCGCCCGGCGCGGTCGCCGGGGAGTGCGCCATATGCTACAAGGAGTACCTGGTCGATGGACCCACGTCGGTGAAGCTGGCGTGCAGCCACACGTTCCACCGCAGGTGCCTGGACCGATGGACGGCTGTGAAGTCGATGTGCCCCTACTGCCGGGCGCCGGTGCCGATGGAGCAGGACTGCTGGTACGAAGATGATTGCGACGACTCGGAGTCAGACTATGATGACGTCGCCAGCGAGGAGGACGACGACTCGGAGTCGGACTATGATGACGTCGCAAGCGAGGAGGACGACGACTCGGAGTCGGACTATGATGACGTCGCAAGCGAGGAGGGCGACGGCTCCTCCCCGGCGCCCGACGGCAGTGGCCAGGAAGTCACGGCCTCTCAGCCTTCTTCGACTAGAGCACAACATCAGTGCTAG